Proteins found in one Enterococcus sp. 9D6_DIV0238 genomic segment:
- a CDS encoding DUF2264 domain-containing protein, producing the protein MGILSENPFLTRQDYQEALEKIMQPLRAIILENDQPGVNLGSSGAVYDRKRTEMEALVRPLWGVAPYWTACQDDELRDAYVAKLIKGTDPKNANYWGDIEDYDQYIVEAAALALTLLLHKEYFWEQLPEQNQQSVVEWLSQALTRKIPKNNWTFFKVLIRLALYHCGEVLEKEQLEQELELIDSMYIGEGWYVDGKATQRDYYVAFAFHYYGLIYATFMKSEDPKWSERFIERAMLFAQDFIYYFDEEGEALPYGRSQTYRFAQGAFFSALVFADVEAIAWGKVKTLLSTHLKRWMNHDIFTFDGRLSIGYHYENLVMAEGYNAPGSPYWALKTFLLLAVKEEHPFWSAAPLPIQRTEKRVIEKGNMLFVREASGNHLLGYPAGMMIENQAHAQAKYSKFVYSTKFGFSVPKAGVSYEEGAFDNTLALSRDGLYFRTKGKVTAYQLTEDCVSYEWMPFEEVQIQTEIYPFGQWHLRVHDIETTIPLKIREGGFSAPLSGRKPNGTIDSTWCSVSEGELTSRMIAISGYDEATIIQPEVNTSLFFQRTSLPCLLKELPVGNHRLICLVGGIVAEKERTEKDDKN; encoded by the coding sequence GTGGGAATTTTGAGTGAAAATCCTTTTTTGACTCGGCAGGATTATCAGGAAGCTTTAGAAAAAATCATGCAGCCGTTAAGAGCGATCATACTAGAGAATGATCAGCCAGGAGTGAACTTAGGGAGCAGTGGTGCTGTCTATGATCGAAAACGAACGGAAATGGAAGCGCTTGTGCGTCCTTTGTGGGGAGTCGCCCCGTACTGGACTGCTTGTCAGGATGATGAACTAAGAGACGCTTATGTCGCTAAATTGATAAAAGGAACCGATCCGAAGAACGCAAACTATTGGGGAGACATAGAAGATTATGATCAATACATTGTTGAAGCAGCAGCCTTAGCTTTGACGTTATTACTGCATAAAGAATATTTCTGGGAGCAACTACCTGAACAAAATCAGCAATCTGTGGTGGAATGGCTGTCACAGGCTTTGACACGTAAGATCCCGAAAAACAACTGGACTTTTTTCAAGGTGTTGATCCGCCTTGCGCTTTATCATTGTGGAGAAGTACTAGAAAAAGAACAGTTAGAGCAGGAACTGGAATTGATCGATTCTATGTACATTGGTGAAGGCTGGTACGTGGATGGAAAAGCAACACAGCGGGATTATTATGTAGCATTTGCTTTTCATTATTATGGCTTGATTTATGCTACGTTTATGAAATCAGAAGATCCGAAGTGGTCAGAGCGTTTTATTGAACGAGCAATGTTATTTGCACAGGATTTTATTTATTATTTCGATGAAGAGGGAGAAGCATTGCCTTATGGCAGAAGTCAGACGTACCGTTTCGCACAAGGTGCTTTTTTCTCTGCGTTAGTTTTCGCAGATGTAGAGGCGATTGCTTGGGGAAAAGTGAAAACGCTGTTGTCTACGCATTTAAAGCGCTGGATGAATCATGACATATTTACCTTTGATGGACGATTGTCGATCGGCTATCATTATGAAAATTTGGTGATGGCAGAAGGCTACAATGCACCAGGTTCTCCATACTGGGCACTCAAGACCTTTTTATTATTGGCAGTGAAAGAAGAGCATCCATTTTGGTCGGCAGCTCCTCTGCCTATTCAAAGAACAGAAAAAAGAGTGATCGAAAAAGGCAATATGCTATTCGTTCGTGAGGCATCAGGAAATCATTTATTAGGTTATCCTGCTGGGATGATGATCGAGAATCAGGCCCATGCACAGGCAAAGTATAGTAAGTTTGTTTATTCAACCAAATTCGGCTTTAGTGTACCTAAAGCTGGCGTTTCTTATGAGGAAGGTGCGTTTGATAATACCTTGGCTCTTTCGCGTGATGGTTTGTATTTTCGAACGAAAGGGAAGGTTACAGCGTACCAATTGACGGAAGACTGCGTTTCCTATGAGTGGATGCCATTTGAAGAAGTTCAGATCCAGACAGAAATCTACCCATTTGGACAATGGCATCTGCGTGTCCATGACATAGAAACAACGATTCCTTTGAAGATTCGAGAAGGCGGTTTTAGTGCTCCCTTGTCTGGACGTAAACCCAATGGAACTATCGACTCAACGTGGTGCAGTGTTTCAGAAGGGGAGTTGACATCACGGATGATCGCTATTTCAGGATACGATGAGGCGACCATTATTCAACCGGAAGTCAATACCTCATTGTTTTTCCAGAGAACTAGTTTGCCATGCTTACTAAAAGAGCTGCCAGTAGGCAATCATCGCTTGATTTGTTTAGTTGGCGGGATCGTTGCTGAGAAAGAAAGGACAGAAAAAGATGATAAAAATTGA
- a CDS encoding MarR family transcriptional regulator, whose translation MDNRQQLMSELMDLCNEIIWLNKPELESALAGYTLNEIELIEHIALIPEANVTKLAAASYMTRGAISKLTKKLLAKNIIQRYQNEDNKKEIYFELTKKGQEINTIHQQLHEAFLIRDQDVFAHMTKEEFDTIFRFIGRYRHHLKNITK comes from the coding sequence ATGGATAATAGACAACAATTGATGAGTGAACTGATGGATCTCTGTAATGAAATCATTTGGCTCAATAAGCCGGAATTAGAGTCTGCTTTAGCTGGCTATACCTTGAACGAAATCGAATTGATCGAACATATTGCTCTTATCCCTGAAGCAAATGTCACAAAACTTGCTGCGGCAAGCTACATGACTCGTGGTGCTATCAGTAAATTGACCAAAAAATTACTCGCTAAAAATATCATTCAACGCTATCAAAACGAAGATAATAAAAAAGAAATCTATTTTGAACTAACAAAAAAGGGGCAAGAGATCAACACGATTCATCAGCAATTGCATGAAGCATTTTTGATACGTGATCAGGATGTTTTCGCACATATGACGAAAGAAGAATTTGATACGATTTTCAGATTCATCGGTCGATATAGACATCATCTAAAAAATATCACTAAATAA
- a CDS encoding MFS transporter has protein sequence MNHSINKHALIFGFITVFLTGLGLTIVSPVLPFLVSDYTKDPSKQATIVTSLMSIYALAVFIAAPILGSLSDRYGRRPVLILSLLGSALGYIIFGIGGALWVLFLGRIIEGVTGGEISAIFAYFADITPEKERTKYFGWISALVGVGTTLGPIIGGTLATFGHRVPMYAGAVITLLNAAYGYFFMPESLVQAKRTPKLKVKQLHPFGQLSSVFSLLPVKWLLLTGFLVWLPNGSLQAIFSQFSIDTFTWQPILIGLTFSIIGILDIFSQVFIMPRLLKIMPDKSIALVGMISELIGYFFILLSAFTAYSWCFILGMIFFGLGDSVFGPSFNGMLSKSVSASAQGQIQGSAQSMQALARVIGPLLGGQLYAVFSHAMPAFMGILLIGIAAFVLRASAIE, from the coding sequence ATGAATCATTCTATCAATAAACATGCGTTGATTTTTGGCTTTATTACGGTCTTTTTGACTGGATTGGGTTTGACTATCGTTAGTCCAGTATTGCCATTTTTAGTTTCTGATTATACAAAAGATCCTAGCAAACAGGCAACGATCGTCACCTCACTAATGTCGATTTATGCTTTAGCCGTTTTTATCGCTGCACCTATTTTAGGCTCTTTAAGCGATCGCTACGGGCGTCGACCTGTACTGATCCTCAGTTTGTTAGGTTCAGCATTGGGTTACATTATTTTTGGCATAGGCGGAGCTCTTTGGGTCCTTTTCCTAGGCCGAATCATCGAAGGAGTGACTGGCGGAGAAATATCTGCGATTTTTGCTTATTTTGCAGATATCACTCCTGAAAAGGAACGAACAAAATACTTTGGCTGGATCAGTGCGCTCGTCGGCGTCGGAACTACATTAGGTCCAATCATCGGCGGTACTCTGGCTACATTTGGTCATCGAGTTCCGATGTACGCTGGAGCTGTTATTACCTTATTAAACGCAGCTTACGGGTATTTTTTCATGCCGGAAAGTCTCGTACAAGCAAAACGTACACCTAAATTGAAGGTAAAACAGCTTCACCCATTTGGTCAATTATCCAGCGTCTTCTCTCTTCTGCCAGTCAAATGGTTATTGCTCACAGGCTTTCTTGTTTGGCTGCCGAACGGTTCACTACAAGCTATTTTTTCTCAATTTTCAATCGATACATTCACTTGGCAGCCGATTCTTATCGGACTAACTTTTTCGATCATCGGCATACTTGATATCTTTTCTCAGGTATTCATTATGCCGCGTCTATTGAAAATCATGCCGGATAAATCTATTGCTTTAGTAGGAATGATCAGCGAACTCATTGGGTACTTTTTTATTCTCTTATCAGCGTTTACTGCGTACTCTTGGTGCTTCATTTTAGGGATGATTTTCTTTGGTTTAGGTGATTCTGTTTTTGGCCCTTCTTTCAATGGAATGTTGTCAAAATCGGTCAGTGCAAGCGCGCAAGGTCAAATCCAAGGCAGCGCGCAAAGTATGCAGGCACTAGCTCGCGTGATCGGACCATTGCTAGGCGGACAGTTGTATGCTGTATTCAGTCATGCAATGCCAGCCTTTATGGGTATTTTATTGATTGGAATCGCCGCTTTTGTTCTGAGAGCATCTGCAATCGAATGA
- a CDS encoding ABC transporter permease — protein sequence MSNLYFTALKSLAVKETNRYMRIWVQTLVPPVITTSLYFIIFGKMIGGRIGDMGGFSYMEFIVPGLIMMSAITSSYSNVSSSFFSQKFQKNIEELLVAPVPTHVIIWGFVFGGLGRSILVGTLVTMISLFFVPLHVYSWFMVIVTLLMTATLFSLAGLLNGIFAQSFDDVSIVPTFVLQPLTYLGGVFYAISMLPPFWQAVSKINPIVYMISGFRFGFLGTEDVPVAVSLAILILFIVVLYSVCWYLIDKGRGLRS from the coding sequence ATGTCTAATCTTTATTTTACAGCTTTAAAAAGCTTAGCAGTGAAAGAAACGAATCGCTATATGCGGATCTGGGTTCAAACATTAGTACCACCTGTCATTACGACATCTTTGTATTTTATTATTTTCGGGAAAATGATCGGGGGACGAATCGGTGATATGGGCGGTTTTTCTTATATGGAATTTATCGTACCAGGATTGATCATGATGTCAGCGATCACAAGCTCTTATTCCAATGTATCTTCATCTTTCTTTTCGCAAAAATTCCAGAAAAATATTGAAGAATTATTAGTAGCGCCAGTACCGACGCATGTGATCATCTGGGGGTTTGTTTTTGGCGGACTAGGTAGAAGTATTCTTGTAGGAACACTGGTTACGATGATTTCGTTATTTTTTGTTCCGCTGCATGTGTATTCATGGTTTATGGTGATCGTGACACTTCTGATGACCGCAACTTTATTTTCTTTGGCAGGTTTATTAAATGGGATTTTCGCACAATCATTTGATGATGTTTCGATCGTGCCGACCTTTGTTTTGCAGCCATTGACGTATCTTGGCGGAGTTTTTTACGCAATTTCAATGCTGCCGCCATTTTGGCAAGCCGTATCAAAAATCAATCCGATCGTTTACATGATTTCAGGCTTCCGTTTCGGTTTCTTGGGAACAGAAGATGTACCAGTTGCCGTATCGTTGGCGATTTTGATTCTCTTTATCGTGGTGCTGTATTCGGTTTGTTGGTACTTGATCGATAAAGGTCGGGGATTGAGAAGTTAA
- a CDS encoding ABC transporter ATP-binding protein — MSYALEIKDLKKVYATGVEALRGIDLAVEEGDFYALLGPNGAGKSTTIGIITSLVNKTSGKVKVFDYDLDTDLVRAKQQIGLVPQEFNFNPFETVQQIVVNQAGYYGVSRKEALERSEKYLKQSDLWEKRNVRARMLSGGMKRRLMIARALMHEPRLLILDEPTAGVDIELRREMWEFLRELNESGTTIILTTHYLEEAEMLCRNIGIIQSGELIENTSMKALLAKLQFETFIFDLAPSDKKPEIVGYKSALVDEQTLEVEVERDQGINEVFKQLSDQGIKVLSMRNKSNRLEELFLKITEEEHHVEEKNV; from the coding sequence ATGAGTTACGCATTAGAGATAAAAGACTTGAAAAAAGTGTATGCAACAGGAGTTGAAGCACTGCGTGGGATTGACCTAGCGGTAGAAGAAGGAGATTTTTATGCGTTATTAGGGCCAAATGGTGCTGGAAAATCAACAACGATCGGTATTATCACTTCCTTAGTGAACAAAACATCAGGAAAAGTGAAAGTGTTTGATTATGATCTTGATACGGATTTAGTTCGTGCAAAGCAGCAAATTGGATTAGTACCGCAAGAATTCAACTTTAACCCGTTTGAAACAGTACAACAAATCGTGGTCAATCAAGCGGGCTACTACGGGGTATCACGTAAAGAAGCGTTGGAACGCAGTGAAAAATACCTAAAGCAGTCTGACTTATGGGAGAAACGGAATGTTCGTGCGCGGATGTTATCTGGCGGGATGAAGCGTCGATTGATGATTGCTCGTGCGCTGATGCATGAGCCGCGTTTATTGATTTTAGATGAGCCAACGGCCGGAGTGGATATTGAACTGCGCCGTGAAATGTGGGAGTTTTTAAGAGAGTTGAATGAGAGCGGCACAACGATCATTTTGACTACGCATTATTTGGAAGAAGCTGAAATGCTGTGTCGAAATATTGGTATCATTCAGTCTGGAGAATTGATCGAAAACACAAGTATGAAAGCTCTATTGGCTAAATTACAGTTTGAAACATTTATCTTTGACTTAGCTCCGTCTGATAAAAAACCGGAAATTGTCGGCTATAAGAGCGCTCTGGTGGACGAACAGACGCTTGAGGTGGAAGTAGAACGTGATCAAGGGATCAACGAAGTATTCAAACAATTGAGTGATCAAGGAATCAAAGTTCTTTCAATGCGAAACAAATCGAATCGATTAGAAGAACTATTTTTAAAAATCACCGAAGAAGAACATCATGTGGAGGAAAAAAATGTCTAA
- a CDS encoding ArsR/SmtB family transcription factor, with protein sequence MNYDKTSSVLKAMADPKRLKIIDLLSNGTMCACDVLEHFDFTQPTLSHHMKVLEKAGIVSVSKQSQWHHYTLKEEFVKEFMLSMTQLLSTNDQQ encoded by the coding sequence ATGAACTATGACAAAACGTCATCTGTACTCAAAGCCATGGCTGATCCAAAACGATTGAAAATCATCGATCTTCTTTCAAATGGTACGATGTGTGCATGTGATGTATTGGAGCATTTTGATTTCACGCAGCCGACGCTCTCCCATCATATGAAAGTATTAGAGAAAGCTGGAATTGTTTCTGTTAGTAAGCAAAGTCAGTGGCATCACTACACATTAAAAGAAGAATTTGTCAAAGAGTTTATGCTTTCTATGACACAATTGCTTTCTACTAACGATCAGCAGTGA
- a CDS encoding tRNA dihydrouridine synthase, giving the protein MTTNFWSELPKPFFILAPMEDVTDVVFRHVVQKAGAPDVFFTEFTNSDSYCHPDGKESVQGRLVFTEDEQPMVAHIWGDNPAFFREMSIGLAEMGFKGVDINMGCPVPNVAGRGKGSGLILRPEVAAELIEAAKAGNLPVSVKTRIGYKKIDEMEDWITHLLKQDIANLSIHLRTREEMSKVDAHWEIIPQIMAIRDRIAPQTLITINGDIPDRQKGLELAEQYGVDGIMIGRGIFKNPYAFEKEPKKHSTQELLGLLQLQLDLQDHYAELAPRSIVGLHRFFKIYVKGFPGASDLRVQLMNTKSTDEVRHILASFTKQDTPET; this is encoded by the coding sequence ATGACAACAAATTTTTGGTCGGAATTACCGAAACCTTTTTTTATTTTAGCACCCATGGAAGATGTGACGGATGTCGTTTTTCGTCATGTCGTTCAAAAAGCCGGCGCACCTGACGTCTTTTTTACTGAATTCACCAATTCAGACAGCTACTGTCATCCTGATGGCAAAGAAAGTGTGCAGGGTCGCTTAGTTTTCACAGAAGATGAACAGCCGATGGTTGCACATATTTGGGGCGATAATCCAGCATTCTTTCGTGAAATGAGTATCGGTTTAGCTGAGATGGGCTTTAAAGGTGTCGACATCAATATGGGCTGTCCTGTACCAAATGTCGCTGGACGTGGCAAAGGCAGCGGATTGATTTTGCGCCCGGAAGTAGCCGCTGAATTGATCGAAGCAGCTAAAGCCGGCAATTTACCTGTGAGTGTCAAAACACGCATCGGCTATAAAAAAATCGACGAGATGGAGGATTGGATCACTCATTTACTGAAACAAGATATCGCAAACCTCTCCATCCATTTACGGACACGGGAAGAAATGAGTAAAGTCGATGCTCATTGGGAAATCATCCCGCAAATCATGGCAATTCGCGATCGTATCGCACCGCAAACCTTGATCACGATCAACGGGGATATCCCCGATCGTCAAAAAGGATTGGAACTTGCTGAACAATATGGCGTAGATGGTATTATGATCGGCCGTGGAATTTTCAAAAATCCGTACGCTTTTGAAAAAGAACCAAAGAAACATTCTACGCAAGAACTGTTGGGCTTATTGCAGCTGCAGCTTGATCTACAAGATCACTACGCCGAGCTAGCACCACGCTCGATCGTTGGATTGCACCGTTTCTTTAAAATCTATGTCAAAGGCTTTCCAGGCGCAAGCGACTTACGAGTTCAATTGATGAATACAAAATCAACCGATGAAGTAAGACATATCTTAGCTTCATTTACTAAACAAGATACACCTGAAACTTAA
- a CDS encoding Crp/Fnr family transcriptional regulator produces the protein MELFKNNQQLIDYLKTTDSMHNITERTLEKGHSIVTEFDKSDHLFFLVDGILSVEVITEANSFISSFIFSNDFFGLDTFSSYQTKGHAISVLSAKATVIKIKKDYLLATLNVHPAYYELLLTNFADIFQRHYRFFDLLSLSPKDRVQTLLSYLADFIGELNDLEQLEIPAVFTQEILAKFCRTSQSRISVCLKELHREGFLIRKKSPFILAQ, from the coding sequence ATGGAATTATTTAAAAACAACCAACAGCTGATCGATTATTTAAAGACAACAGATTCGATGCACAACATTACAGAACGAACGCTTGAAAAAGGGCATTCGATCGTAACAGAATTTGACAAATCCGACCATTTATTTTTTTTGGTAGACGGCATTCTTTCAGTAGAAGTCATAACTGAAGCAAACAGTTTTATTTCTTCGTTTATTTTTAGCAATGACTTTTTTGGTTTAGACACTTTTTCAAGCTATCAAACGAAGGGGCATGCGATCAGCGTTCTCAGCGCAAAAGCAACGGTGATCAAAATCAAAAAAGACTATTTACTTGCGACGCTTAATGTACATCCTGCCTACTACGAGCTTCTTCTGACAAATTTTGCTGATATTTTTCAAAGACATTATCGTTTTTTCGATTTGCTTTCTTTGTCGCCAAAAGACAGAGTTCAAACATTATTGAGCTATCTTGCCGATTTTATTGGAGAATTGAACGACTTGGAACAACTCGAAATTCCGGCTGTTTTCACACAAGAGATTCTAGCTAAATTTTGTCGGACTTCTCAGTCACGTATTTCAGTTTGTCTTAAAGAACTGCATCGTGAAGGATTCTTGATTAGAAAGAAAAGCCCGTTTATACTAGCACAATAA
- a CDS encoding NAD(P)-dependent alcohol dehydrogenase, whose amino-acid sequence MKAILCTRYDSFDGLRIKEVKKPSIKENELLIRIMASTVASGDSVVRRASNPFVKLVFGLSKPRNPILGTDLAGIVEAVGGKVATFKVGDRVVASTGMKFGGHAEYIALDQTVAIAKIPEEQAFKDAVTLPFGGNAGLHYLNKMKKGSGKKLLIYGASGAVGSSTVQLAKIYGFHVTAVCSARNMDLVRSLGADIVRDYTSADWKEELGCFDHIFDAVGKTDKKQWKNHLNTNGTFYTIAKGFVKESAPNLDLLLSLAQKKQLKPVIDKVYSMDQIVDAYKLVESGRKRGNVVLDFQ is encoded by the coding sequence GTGAAAGCTATCTTGTGTACACGATATGATTCCTTTGACGGGCTAAGGATCAAGGAAGTCAAGAAACCATCTATTAAGGAAAATGAACTGCTTATTCGAATAATGGCGAGTACCGTCGCAAGTGGTGATAGTGTTGTTCGAAGAGCATCCAATCCTTTTGTAAAGTTGGTGTTTGGTCTAAGCAAGCCTCGAAACCCTATATTAGGAACGGATTTAGCTGGCATTGTGGAAGCAGTCGGGGGAAAAGTTGCGACATTCAAAGTTGGTGATCGAGTAGTTGCATCAACAGGTATGAAATTTGGCGGACACGCTGAATATATCGCTTTGGATCAAACAGTAGCTATTGCTAAAATACCAGAAGAGCAAGCATTTAAGGATGCGGTCACTCTCCCTTTTGGCGGGAATGCTGGACTTCATTATTTAAATAAAATGAAAAAAGGGAGTGGGAAAAAGCTGCTGATCTATGGAGCATCTGGCGCAGTGGGCTCGTCCACAGTTCAATTAGCTAAAATTTACGGCTTTCATGTCACAGCGGTATGTAGTGCTAGAAACATGGATTTAGTTCGTTCTTTAGGTGCGGATATAGTAAGAGATTATACGTCTGCAGATTGGAAAGAGGAACTAGGTTGTTTTGATCATATCTTTGATGCGGTTGGTAAAACTGACAAGAAGCAGTGGAAGAATCATTTAAATACTAATGGCACTTTTTATACAATTGCAAAAGGATTTGTGAAAGAAAGCGCCCCAAATTTAGACTTGCTACTATCATTGGCTCAGAAAAAACAATTAAAGCCAGTAATCGACAAAGTTTATTCTATGGATCAAATCGTTGACGCTTATAAGCTTGTCGAATCAGGTCGTAAAAGAGGGAATGTCGTGCTAGATTTTCAATAA
- a CDS encoding helix-turn-helix transcriptional regulator: MKKEKVIIKLKYYRTEVEKLTQQELADRVGVSRQSINAIEKEKFLPSIELSLKLARYFGVAVEELFYLGTEE; this comes from the coding sequence ATGAAAAAAGAGAAAGTGATCATCAAGCTGAAGTATTATCGAACAGAAGTAGAAAAGCTGACACAACAAGAACTGGCAGATCGAGTCGGTGTTTCTAGACAATCGATCAATGCGATAGAAAAAGAAAAATTTTTACCAAGTATTGAATTATCATTGAAGTTGGCTCGTTATTTTGGCGTAGCAGTAGAAGAGTTATTTTATTTGGGAACGGAGGAATAA
- a CDS encoding DUF3592 domain-containing protein, producing MKKKRRLNIFIILGELCFAALTLLVIYSFVKLKILSNGSRSMEDMKTISSTIFYWMPRLMIPGAILVIVGSLFPFLTNAKKNSSLVKNGILTFGKLVATRPTGTSVNSHPQLGVTLEFETTTGQMVTAECLKVIPMTMMANFQPGALLPIRYNKDNPEDIALDFTQDQVSLQEALNKYMIDKGLLTNKMLDTAKKGQQGQAVILSKTPTGKIIKGNPELTLTLRVTKVDGEQYDAEITRVMLAESAEKLNVGKVVDVLYLQQDPQSIVITSQSIIVSVNESGF from the coding sequence ATGAAGAAAAAAAGAAGATTAAATATATTTATCATACTAGGAGAATTGTGTTTTGCAGCATTGACCTTACTAGTGATTTATAGTTTTGTTAAGCTAAAAATACTAAGCAACGGTTCTCGGAGTATGGAAGACATGAAAACAATTAGCAGCACAATATTTTACTGGATGCCCCGCTTGATGATCCCTGGTGCTATTTTAGTAATAGTCGGATCACTATTTCCATTCCTGACTAACGCAAAAAAGAATTCTTCGTTAGTAAAAAATGGCATCTTAACGTTTGGAAAGCTGGTCGCGACCCGTCCAACTGGTACTTCCGTCAACAGTCATCCTCAGTTGGGAGTAACGCTTGAATTTGAGACAACAACGGGGCAAATGGTCACAGCAGAGTGTTTGAAAGTTATTCCAATGACTATGATGGCAAACTTTCAGCCAGGTGCTTTGCTACCCATTAGATACAATAAAGATAATCCAGAAGACATTGCGCTAGATTTTACACAAGATCAAGTGTCATTACAAGAAGCACTTAACAAATATATGATCGATAAAGGTCTATTAACCAACAAAATGCTGGATACAGCAAAAAAAGGACAGCAAGGGCAAGCTGTGATACTGTCAAAAACGCCTACAGGAAAAATCATAAAAGGAAATCCAGAGCTCACATTGACTTTACGCGTCACAAAAGTAGATGGCGAACAATACGATGCTGAAATCACAAGAGTCATGTTAGCTGAAAGTGCTGAAAAACTAAATGTTGGTAAAGTAGTCGATGTTTTGTATTTACAACAAGATCCTCAATCAATTGTTATTACATCACAATCGATCATTGTCTCGGTCAATGAATCCGGTTTTTAA
- a CDS encoding formylglycine-generating enzyme family protein, producing the protein MIAIPEGVYKIGTDQPDGFLTDNEGPQITIQHPAFSIDETTVTNEAFAIFVKETGYITEAEKFGWSFVFHYFVSEEIKKANKKVPNMSWWYAVGGADWQHPEGPDSSIEKRRDHPVVQVSRNDAVAYCLWAGKRLPTEAEWEIAAKGGTDFEKYYWGNNLLENGFYHCNIWQGDFPKLNTLEDGFASTAPAKWYEANAYGLYQPIGNVWEWCSNPARIDLTAFQKKDSSYFWEEHQKIDDQMYATRGGSFLCHQSYCKRYRIAARNGNTGMSAANNLGFRCVK; encoded by the coding sequence ATGATCGCTATTCCAGAGGGAGTATATAAAATTGGTACGGATCAGCCAGATGGATTTCTGACAGATAATGAAGGGCCGCAAATCACCATTCAGCATCCTGCTTTTAGCATTGATGAAACAACAGTGACGAATGAAGCATTTGCCATTTTTGTTAAGGAGACAGGCTATATTACAGAGGCTGAAAAGTTTGGCTGGTCTTTTGTTTTTCATTATTTTGTAAGTGAAGAAATAAAAAAAGCGAATAAAAAAGTTCCGAATATGAGTTGGTGGTACGCAGTAGGAGGTGCAGACTGGCAACATCCAGAAGGGCCAGACTCATCTATCGAAAAGCGGAGGGATCATCCAGTTGTTCAAGTATCTCGAAATGATGCCGTTGCTTATTGTTTGTGGGCTGGAAAAAGGTTACCTACAGAAGCAGAATGGGAAATTGCAGCAAAAGGGGGAACCGATTTCGAAAAGTATTACTGGGGGAATAATTTACTTGAGAATGGTTTCTATCACTGTAATATTTGGCAAGGTGACTTCCCAAAACTGAATACGTTAGAAGATGGTTTTGCGAGTACGGCACCAGCTAAATGGTATGAAGCAAATGCTTATGGACTTTACCAGCCGATCGGAAATGTTTGGGAATGGTGCAGTAATCCCGCCCGTATCGACTTAACAGCATTTCAAAAGAAGGACAGCAGCTATTTTTGGGAAGAGCATCAGAAAATAGATGACCAGATGTATGCCACTCGTGGAGGATCTTTTTTATGTCATCAGTCTTATTGTAAACGATATCGAATTGCCGCTCGAAATGGAAATACTGGTATGTCGGCTGCGAATAATTTGGGGTTTCGGTGTGTAAAATAA